Genomic segment of Arachnia propionica:
GGAGATCGCTCACATGCGGATCACCGGCATCGGCCAGCAGCTGGACATCTTCGATCGCGCCGGTGTGCAGCGGCTCCACATCGAACCCCTGAAGGGCTACTACTCCAACAAGTCGGCCGAGATCTTGGACTTCATGCGCACCCAGCTCCCGCACCTGGAGAACAAGGTGGAGAAGAAGAAGGGCCAGAACAACTACGTGGAACGCTACGTCGACTTCCCACCCCAACAGAACCAAGGGCCACAGCAACCCCAGCCACAGCCCGGCTGGCAACAACCCCACCAGCAGGGCGGCTGGCAACAACCCCAGCCACAAACCGGCTGGCAGCAGCCACAGGGACAGCCCGGCTGGCAGCAATCCTCGCAGCAGCCCACCTACCAGCAACCCCAGGGGCAGTCCGGCTTGCGGTGATGCCTGCCGGGCACGGATTCTGCAGGGCGACGGCGTAGGGTTTTACCCCGTGAATGATCCGGTGATCCTGGCCCAGGAGCTGCGCAAGTCGTATGGCGCCTTCGAGGCGGTGCGCGGCATCGACTTCGAGGTCGAGCCCGGGACATCCTTCGGGCTGCTCGGCCCCAACGGGGCGGGCAAGTCCACCACCATGCGCATGATCGCCGGGGTCTCGCACCGCTCCGGCGGCCGGCTGCGCATCCTCGGGATGGATCCCGACGAACAGGGACCGCGGATCCGCGCCCACCTCGGGGTCGTGCCGCAGAACGACAACCTCGACGCCCAGCTCACGGTCCGCGAGAACCTCATCTTCTACGGCCGCTACTTCGGCCTGCCGAAACGCTGGCTGGCCGCCAAGGCGGAGGAACTGATCAAGTTCGCGCAGCTCACCGACAAACGCGACTCCCGGGTCGACGACCTCTCGGGAGGCATGAAACGCCGCCTCACGATCTCCCGGGCCCTGGTCTCCGACCCGCGCATCATGCTGCTCGACGAACCCACCACGGGCCTGGACCCGCAGGCCCGCAACGTGCTGTGGGACCGGCTGTTTCAGCTGAAGGAAAAGGGCACCACGCTGGTGCTGACCACCCACCACATGGACGAGGCCGAGCAGCTCTGCGACCGGCTGATCGTCATCGACCACGGCGTGATCGTCGCCGAGGGCAGCCCACCGGAGCTGGTACGGGAACACGCCGGCCGCGAGGTGGTGGAGCTGCGTTTCGGTTCCACCCGCAACGCCGGGGCCGCCGAGCGCATCGCAGGCATCGGGAACCGCATGGAAACCCTCCCCGACCGGATCCTGGTCTACTCCGACGACGGCGAGGCCGCGCTGCGCACCATCATGGAACGCGGCCTGGAGCCGAACTCGTCGCTGGTGCGGCGATGCTCGCTGGAGGACGTGTTCCTGAGGTTGACTGGGAGGTCGTTGATTGACTGAGACCCTCTCCCCCGTCGATCACGACGCCCGGGCCGCGCAGGTCGCGCGCTGGGGCGCCTTCCATCACGCCCGCAACGTCGTCATGCAGCTGCGTTCCTGGTGGGTGAGCCTGTTCGCCATCGGCGCCCTGGAACCGCTGCTGACGGTGCTGGCGTTGGGGGTGGGCCTGGGAGTGGTGGTGGATGCCGCCAGCCCGGGGGCGCTCGGGGTGCCTTTCCTGCAGTTCGTGGCGCCCGCGATGCTGCTCTCCTCAGCCGTGCACGCAGCGCAGGCCGAGAACACCCTCGGGGTGTTCTCCAGTTTCAAGTGGCACGAGCTGTACCAGGCTGCCGCCTCCACCCCCACCACCCCGTCGCAGCTGGCGGAGGGACACTGGCTGGGCTCGACGGTGCGTTACCTCATCAACTGCGCCACCGTCATCGTGGTGCTGCTGGTCTTCGGGGCCATCACCCCCGCGAGCGTGCTGGTCCTGCTTCCCGTGGCGGTGTTGACGGCGTGGTCGTTCGGCAACCCGGTGATGGCTTGGACGGCCCTCCAACACGACGAGAACGGCCAGTTCTCCATCTTCTCGCGGCTGGTGGTGCTGCCGTTGACGCTGTTCTCCGGCACCTAT
This window contains:
- a CDS encoding ABC transporter ATP-binding protein, which codes for MNDPVILAQELRKSYGAFEAVRGIDFEVEPGTSFGLLGPNGAGKSTTMRMIAGVSHRSGGRLRILGMDPDEQGPRIRAHLGVVPQNDNLDAQLTVRENLIFYGRYFGLPKRWLAAKAEELIKFAQLTDKRDSRVDDLSGGMKRRLTISRALVSDPRIMLLDEPTTGLDPQARNVLWDRLFQLKEKGTTLVLTTHHMDEAEQLCDRLIVIDHGVIVAEGSPPELVREHAGREVVELRFGSTRNAGAAERIAGIGNRMETLPDRILVYSDDGEAALRTIMERGLEPNSSLVRRCSLEDVFLRLTGRSLID